AGCTTGCATCGATCGGCCTAATGGGGCAAAATTGTATCGTTATTAGAGTTCGAACAGGAGTAAATTAACAATGTTACAAGCGGGAGATGCGGCGCCGGATTTTGTGTCAACTGACCAAAACGGCAATGTGGTTAAACTGTCCGATTTTAGCGGAAAGCGAGTCGTTTTGTATTTTTATCCGAAGGATGATACGCCCGGATGTACCAAAGAAGCTTGCTCGTTTCGCGATGCCGACGACGTTTTTAATGCAAAAGGGATCAAGGTGCTTGGTGTATCGACCGATAGCGAAAAATCTCATCAAAAGTTCATATCAAAATTCCAACTGCCATTTGACCTGCTAGCCGATACCGAAAAGCAGATCGTCGAGGCATACGGCGTTTGGGCTGAAAAAAGTATGTACGGCAAAAAGTATATGGGCACACTGAGAAAGACTTTTTTGATCGATGACGGCAAGATCGTCAAGGTCTTTGACAAGGTCAATGTTGCCGAGCACGCGGATGAGGTGCTTGCCGCGTTTGGGGAAAAATAATCTATGAAAGCTTCATATAAGTTCGTAGCGGCGTTTGCTGCGATGCTCTTGCTCACGGTCGCGGCGTGTCAGCAAACTGTACCGTTCAAAAAGTTTGCAAATGACGACGAGGTGCCCAGGATCACGCTCGCGGACGCTAAAAAGGCGTTTGACGAAGGCAATGCGGTCTTTGTGGACAGCCGTGCCGAACCGTCATTTCAAGTGGAGCATATCGCCGGTGCCATCAATATTGCCTACAGTGGCCAGGCACCAAATTTCGATTCTCTGCCCAAGGGCAAGAAGATCATTGTCTATTGTTCCTGAGGAAAAGAACACACGAGTGCCAGTTTGGCATTCCAAATGAACGAAAAGCAGATCCCGAATGTTTACGCATTACTAGGCGGCACACAAGCCTGGAAAACGGCCGGCTATCCTATGGAAAAGGGTCAGTAAGCTGATCACAATTTGAGTGAAAAGGCGCTTTAAGGAGATTGACTCCTTTTAGCGTCTTTTCGATTTGATCCGAATCTTAGTTTGCCAGCAATTCATCACAGATTCGCCCGGCGGCCTTACCATCCCAGAGCGGCGGGACTTTTGCGTTTTCCGGCTTACGGTCGCCTGCCAAAGCTTCAAATGCAGCCTGCTTGATCTTCTCCGGGTCGGTTCCGACCAGAATATTGGTGCCGAGTTCGATGGTGACCGGTCGCTCGGTGTTTTCGCGGAGCGTCAGGCAAGGAATCCCGAGCACCGTCGTTTCCTCCTGCAGTCCGCCCGAATCGGTCAGCACAAGTTCTGCCCCGCTATACAGCCGCATAAAATCGACGTAGCCAAGCGGGTCGATCAGCCGAATATTTGATGATGAGATACGTTCCAAAAGGCCAAACTCATCGATCTTGGCACGCGTTCGCGGGTGAGCCGGAATTACGATCGGCAACGCTTTGGATATTTCGATCAACGCGTCGATTATGTCTGTGAAAGTATCTCTATCATCTACGTTAGACGGGCGGTGCAGGGTACAGACAGCGTAGCTTTCGCTACCGACGCCGACCGAATCGCGGACATTTGATGCGGCTGCGACCTTCAAATGGTCAAGCAGGGAATCGATCATCACGTTTCCGACAAATCGAATCCTTGATGCCGGAATGCCTTCGGCTAAAAGGTTTTCGTCTGCGTCCTGCGAGGTTGTGAGCAGCAGATCCGAGATCGAATCGGTTAGAATGCGATTGATCTCCTCAGGCATAGAGCGGTCACGCGAACGCAATCCGGC
This is a stretch of genomic DNA from Chloracidobacterium sp.. It encodes these proteins:
- the bcp gene encoding thioredoxin-dependent thiol peroxidase — translated: MLQAGDAAPDFVSTDQNGNVVKLSDFSGKRVVLYFYPKDDTPGCTKEACSFRDADDVFNAKGIKVLGVSTDSEKSHQKFISKFQLPFDLLADTEKQIVEAYGVWAEKSMYGKKYMGTLRKTFLIDDGKIVKVFDKVNVAEHADEVLAAFGEK
- a CDS encoding rhodanese-like domain-containing protein; the encoded protein is MKASYKFVAAFAAMLLLTVAACQQTVPFKKFANDDEVPRITLADAKKAFDEGNAVFVDSRAEPSFQVEHIAGAINIAYSGQAPNFDSLPKGKKIIVYCS
- the wecB gene encoding UDP-N-acetylglucosamine 2-epimerase (non-hydrolyzing), with product MIKVLNIVGARPNFMKVAPIYAEMKRRSSEFEPLIVHTGQHYDAAMSDSFFEDLGMPKPDVYLGVGSASHAVQTAKVMTEFEPVLLEHKPDWVVVVGDVNSTIACALVAVKLGVKVAHVEAGLRSRDRSMPEEINRILTDSISDLLLTTSQDADENLLAEGIPASRIRFVGNVMIDSLLDHLKVAAASNVRDSVGVGSESYAVCTLHRPSNVDDRDTFTDIIDALIEISKALPIVIPAHPRTRAKIDEFGLLERISSSNIRLIDPLGYVDFMRLYSGAELVLTDSGGLQEETTVLGIPCLTLRENTERPVTIELGTNILVGTDPEKIKQAAFEALAGDRKPENAKVPPLWDGKAAGRICDELLAN